Proteins from a single region of Rana temporaria chromosome 5, aRanTem1.1, whole genome shotgun sequence:
- the LOC120939651 gene encoding small nuclear ribonucleoprotein F-like — protein MSLPLNPKLVLIFNGLTDKPVMVKLKWSMECKGYLVSVDGYMNMQRANTEQYFDGALSRLLGEVLISCNNVLYIQYEE, from the coding sequence ATGAGTTTGCCACTAAACCCAAAACTAGTCCTTATCTTTAATGGCCTTACTGATAAGCCAGTAATGGTGAAACTGAAGTGGAGCATGGAATGCAAGGGATACCTGGTCTCTGTGGATGGCTACATGAACATGCAGCGTGCCAATACAGAACAGTATTTTGATGGGGCATTGTCTAGGCTTCTTGGAGAAGTTCTAATAAGCTGTAATAAtgtattgtatatacagtatgaggAGTAG